The genomic interval CACCGACCCGAGGTCGGGCAAGTCGTACGCACTGAAGCCCGCCGACGAGCTCGCCACCGTCGTCACCCGCCCCCGCGGCTGGCACCTGGACGAGCGCCACATCCAGCTGGACGGCGTCTCCGTGCCCGGCGCCCTGGTCGACTTCGGCCTCTACTTCTTCCACAACGCCCAGCGCCTGATCGACCTCGGCAAGGGCCCGTACTTCTACCTCCCGAAGACGGAGTCGCACCTGGAGGCCCGCCTCTGGAACGACGTCTTCGTCTTCGCCCAGGATTACGTCGGCATCCCGCAGGGCACGGTCCGCGCGACGGTGCTGATCGAGACGATCACCGCCGCGTACGAGATGGAGGAGATCCTCTACGAGCTGCGCGACCATGCCTCCGGTCTCAACGCCGGCCGCTGGGACTACCTCTTCTCCATCGTCAAGAACTTCCGTGACGGCGGGTCCAAGTTCGTCCTCCCGGACCGCAACGCGGTGACGATGACCGCCCCCTTCATGCGGGCGTACACCGAACTCCTGGTCCGCACCTGCCACAAGCGCGGCGCGCACGCGATCGGCGGCATGGCGGCCTTCATCCCCTCGCGCCGCGACGCCGAGGTCAACAAGGTGGCCTTCGAGAAGGTCAAGGCGGACAAGGACCGCGAGGCGCACGACGGCTTCGACGGCTCCTGGGTCGCCCACCCCGACCTGGTCCCGATCGCCCTGGCCTCCTTCGACGCGGTCCTCGGCGAGAAGCCCCACCAGAAGGACCGCCTCCGCGAGGACGTCTCGGTGGCCCCGGGCGACCTGATCGCCATCGACACTCTGGATGCCAGCCCGACCTACGACGGCCTGCGCAACGCCGTGGCGGTCGGCATCCGCTACATCGAGGCCTGGCTGCGCGGCCTGGGCGCGGTCGCCATCTTCAACCTGATGGAGGACGCCGCCACCGCGGAGATCTCCCGCTCGCAGATCTGGCAGTGGATCAACGCGGACGTGGTCTTCGAGAACGGCGAACACGCCACGGCGGAGCTGGCCCGCAAGGTCGCCGCCGAGGAACTGGCCGCGATCCGCGAGGAGATCGGCGAGGAGACCTTCACCGCCGGCAAGTGGCAGCAGGCCCACGACCTCCTGCTCCAGGTCTCCCTGGACCAGGACTACGCGGACTTCCTGACGCTGCCGGCGTACGAGCAGCTGCGCTGACCTCGCCGTACGAGCACCGCACCAGCACCGACACTCCCGCCCCCGGCACCGCACAGCGCCGGGGGCGGTGGTGTGTGGCTGAGCCTGCGCGGCCCTCAGCCCCTCACGTCCACACCGCTCCCAGCGCCACGAACCCGCAGACGAGGGCGAACAGGATCGCCAGCAGCGGCCAGACGAACCGCAGGTACTTGTCGTAGCCGACCTTCGCCAGGGCCACCCCGCCGATGGTGACCGCCGTCGTCGGAACCCAGAGGTTCATCCAGCCGCTCGCCGCCTGCCACGCCGTGACGACCACGGCGCGGGAGACGCCCGCGAAGTCGGCGAGCGGGGCCAGGATCGGCATCGCCAGCGTGGCGTGGCCGGAGGTGGAGGGGATGAGGAAGGCGAGCGGCAGGTTGACGATGAAGACGAAGACCGCGAACAGCGCCGACGAGGTGCCCGAGACCACGCCCTCGATGGAGTGGAGCACGGTGTCGGTGATCTGCGCGTTGTTCATGATGACCGTGACGCCGCGCGCGAGGACGATGACCAGGGCCGGGGAGATGAAGTCCGCCGCACCCTGGACGATCGTCGCGCTCAGCTTCTGCTCGCCGAACCGCGCGACGACGCCCACCAGGACCGCCGCGACCAGGAACAGGGCGGCGAGATGGGGGAAGGACCAGCCGAGTTCGAAGCCGTACGGGGTGGCGTCGGCGTCGCCCGTGAGGGCGCTGGACCACGGGACGACCGAGAAGATCATGAAGCTGAAGACCAGGGCGACCAGGACGAGGACGGTCCGGTGGAGGCCGGTCAGCTCCGGGGGTTCCCCCGCGTCCGCCGCGTTGTGCTCGCGGTCGCCGGGCAGGAAGCCGGAGAGCGAGCGGTCGGGGTCCTTGCGGACGCGTCCCGCGTACCGGATGACGTAGCCGATCGTCACGGCCGTCAGGACCACCCACATGACCGCGCGCAGCACGATGCCGTCGCCGAGCGAGATGTCGGCGGCGGAGGACGCGACTCCGGTGGCGAAGGGGTTCACGGTGGAGCAGAGCACGCCGATGCCCGCGCCGAGGATGATCGTGCCGGTGGCCACCATGCGGTCGTAGCCGAGGGCCAGCATCAGCGGGATGACCAGGCCGTAGAAGCCGAGCGTCTCCTCCGCGAACCCCTCGACGGTGCCGAGGAGGGAGAAGACCAGCATCACTCCGGCGATGAGCAGCGCTCCCCGGTCGCGCAGCCGGTGCGCGAGGCGGCCGATGCCCCGGTCCAGGGCGCCGGTGGCGAACACCACGGTGATGAACGCGCCGATGGCGAGCACGAAGAGGAACACGCCGGCGCTGCCGTACAGTTCGCCGGCCAGGTCCGGTCCGACCTCGCCCGTCTCCGCGTCCTGGACGCCGTAGAGGCCGTTGACCGGGGAGAGGAAGAGGTCGTTCAGGCGGTCCACGAAGCTCTGGTCGGAGTCGACCCGGTGGTACGTCCCCTGGACCGGGGCCCCTTCCCCGTCGCGGTCGTAGGCCCCGGGCGGGATCAGGAAGGCCAGTCCCCAGACGGCCAGCGTGACGACCGCGAGGATCGTGAGGGCGCTGGGGAAGGTGAACCTCTTCTTGGCCGGGGGCTCTTCCTCCGGGGCCGGCTTCGTGCCGGCCGCGCTGCTCATGCCGTGCTCCGGCCCGTCGCGGTCCCCAGCGGGATACCGAACGGACGCGAGGACTCCGGATGGGTGACGAGGAGGTCGTGGGCCTCGCGCACGGGGTCGGGCGGGAGGCCGGGGAACGCGATGGACGGGATGGCCTTCAGCCGTTCCAGGTCGGCGACGAGACCGTCCATCAGCGCGTCGACCCGGGTGTTCAGGTCGTCTCCCGGATCCATGGTTCAGCCCCTTCGGTCCACTGGCCTTGGCCTTCAGGACCAATGGACCATGGGGGGCGGCGCGCCGCACGCCTGGGAAACGGCGCTCGGTCGGGCCTCAGTCCGTCAGGACCACCGTCCGCTGGGCCGAGAAGTCACCCCACTTGCCGTCCGGAAGCTTGGCCCTGAGCTTGACCGAATAGCGGGTGCCCACCGGGTCGGAGAGGTCCAGACGGTAGGTGGCGCGCCCCTTGGGGGGCGTGCCGCCCCAGACGATGGTGGTGGTCAGCTTGCCGTTCAGATGGAGCTCGTAGGCGGGGATGACTCCGCCCGTCTCGGGCTGGTCCCAGGACAGGTCGAGGGTGGAGGCGGCGCCCTCCTTGCCGATCTCGGCGCTCAGGCCGGTGGGGGCGGTGCTCGCGGGGGCGCCGGGGGCGGACTCGGTGGTGAGGTCGAGCGTGTTGCTGTCGGCCGAGGACTTGTCGGAGGCGTCCCGGGCCCGGACGGTGAAGGTGTAGACGGTCCCCGGGCGCAGACCCGTGAGCTTCGCCGTGGTCTCGGAGGCCGGGACGCTGTGGATCCGGGAGTCCTCCTGGTAGATGTCGTACGAGGTGACGCCGACGTCGTCCTTGGACGCGCCCCAGGTGAGGGTGGCGGCACGTTTCCCGTCGGCGCCGCCCGTCAGCTTCGCCGGGACGGTGGGGGGCGTGTCGTCCTTGGGCGGGGTGGCCTGGGTGGTGACGGGGACGCCCTTGCTGGGCGCGGAGAGATTGCCCGCCGTGTCCTTGGTCCGGACGCTGAAGGTGTAGTCCGTCGAGGCCGTCAGCCCGTTGACGTCGATCATGGTCTTGGTCGCCGGGACGCTCTTGACCTTGGCCTTTCCACGGTAGATCTCGTATCCGGCGACCTTCTCGTTGTCGGAGGCGCCTTCCCACATGACGTGCACCGAGGTGGAGCTGCTGGCCTGTGCGGTCACGCCCTTGGGGGTGCCGGGAGGCTGCGTGTCGGCTTCGGCGGTGCCACCGCAGGCGGAGAGGAGGGGGGTGAGAAGCAGGGCGGAACAGGTCAACGCGGCAGATATGTGGGGGCGTTGCACAGTGGTGCCTTCCATCCGGACAGCAATGGTCCAGACCTGTATGCCATGGCGCGGGGGTCGCCGACAAGAGGACGGCGAGGAACCTTCCGCTATGTGACGGTGTGCGCCGCCCGACCGGGGTCCGGGCAGGGCCTGGAACAGCTGTCAGCCTCTTCGGTGTGCCGGTTCGGGTGCCGGACGACGCCCCGCTGCTGGACCGGGTGATCGCTCTCAGTGGCCGCCGTCCGGACTGGCGGCCGGACGGCCGAGAAGGGACAGACCGCCTCACCGCTCCCGGGGCCGGCTGGCCGGCGGGGCGGTTCCCCCAACGGTGAGAACCCCGTGACGGCAGGCAGCCCGGTCAGCTGGTGAAGAACTCCGTGATGTGCCCGGCCACCTGGTCCGCCCGGGTCTCGTGCATGCGGTGTCCGCCCGGGACCGTGATCAGCCGGCAGTCCGGGATCAGGGAGGCCACGTCGGCCTGGCGGTGCTGTTCCATCCTGCTCTCCGGGCCGCCGGTGATGATCAGCGTCGGGGAGACGATGTCGCCGAGGGCCTCGTCGGCGTCCGGGCCGGGGTCGGCGAGCTGGTCGCGTACGGCGGGCACCGCGTTCTCGTCGTAGTCCACCGGGCCCTCGCCCCGGCCCGCCGGGCCCGGGTCGCCGGGGAACGGGGCCGGGGTCTCCACCAGCACCAGCCGCTCCACGCGGTCGGAGTGCTCCTGCGCCACCAGCCGGGCGACGACCCCGCCCATGCCGTGGCCGACGAGTCCGACGCGGTGCAGTTCCAGCTCGTCGAGGAAGCCCACGACGTCCTCGGCCATCAGCTCCAGGGCGTAGTCGTCGGGCCAGTCGCTCTCGCCGTGGCCGCGCAGGTCCAGGGCGAAGACCCGCCACTCCTGGCCCAGCAGGGGGCCGGCCGCCTCCCAGTTCGCGGCCGAACCGCCGAGGCCGTGCAGCAGCACGACGGGCGAGCCGAACGCGTCGCCCCAGGTCCGGTACGCGAGGCGCACATCGCCGACATCCACAACAGACTGATCTTCCATGCCCCTGACGCTACAGCCGACGGACGCCGGACGGCCGACGGGGCCCCGCGTCGCACGGGGCCCCCGGATGCTCCGGTCACGATCCGCAGGGGTCAGTGGACGCCGACCCCGGCCGCGGCCGGCACCACGTGCTCGCCCGGTGCCTGCTCCTCGTCCGCCGTGTCGGCCTTGCGGCCCAGGTGGTTGAAGGCGAGGTTCAGCACGATCGCCACCACACAGCCGGTGGAGATGCCCGAGTCGAGGACGACCAGCAGACTCTCCGGGAAGGCGTGGTAGAACTGCGGCGCCGCAATCGGGATCAGCCCGATGCCGAGGGCCGCCGCCACGATCAGCGCGTTCTCGCCCTTCTCCATGGCCGCGGTGGCCAGGGTCTGGATGCCGCTGGCCGCGACCGTGCCGAAGAGGACGATGCCCGCGCCGCCGAGCACCGGCAGCGGTACGAGGGCGATGACGGAGGCCGCGATGGGAACCAGGCCGAGCACGATGAGGATGCCGCCCCCCGCGGCGACGACGAAGCGACTGCGGATCTTCGTCATGGCGACGAGGCCGACGTTCTGGGCGAAGGCGCTGCACATGAACCCGTTGAAGAGCGGGCTGATGGCGCTGCCGAGGGTGTCGGCGCGCAGACCGCCCTCGATGATCTTCTCGTCGGCCGGGCGGCCGACGATCTTGCCGAGGGCCAGCATGTCCGCGGTGGACTCGGTCATGCAGACCAGCATCACGATGCACATGGAGATGATGGCGGCGATCTCGAACTGCGGTGCGCCGAAGGCGAACGGCGTCGGGAAGCCGACCACGTCGGCTTCCTTGATGGCGCCGAAGTCGGTGATGCCGGCCGGGATGGCGATCAGGGTGCCGATGACGAGACCGAGCAGGATCGCGATCTGCTGGAGGAAGCCGCGCAGGAGCTTGCGCAGGGCCAGCACGACGACCAGGGTCACGGCGGCCATGGTGATGTTGGTCATCGAACCGTAGTCGTCGGCCGTGGCGTTGCCGCCCTGCGACCAGTTGAAGGCGACCGGGAGGAGCGAGACGCCGATCAGGGTGATCACGGTGCCGGTGACGACGGGTGGGAAGAAGCGCACCAGTTTGCAGAAGTACGGGGCGAGGACGAACCCGAGAAGACTCGCGACGATGATCGCGCCGAAGATGACGGCTATCCCGTCGTGTCCCCGGTCCTTGCCTATCGCGATCATCGGGGCGACCCCGGCGAACGAGACGCCGTTGACGAAGGGCAGCCGGGCGCCGACCTTCCAGAAGCCGATGGTCTGGAGCAGGGTGGCGATCCCCGCGGTGAAGAGGCTCGCCCCCATCAGGAAGGCGGTCTCCTTGGCGGTGAGGCCGACGGCGGGCCCCACGATGAGCGGCGGGGCCACCACGCCCGCGTACATGGCGGCCACGTGCTGGAGGCCGCTGGTGAACATCTTCAGAGGGGGGAGGGTCTCGTCGACCGGGTGTTTCCGGTCGCCCCCCGCTTCCGCGGCGTTGTCGGCCGTCGTGTCGGGGGCGGCTGCATCTGCGTCTTTGCGAAACCTGGGCTTGGCGGCCACGGCGGTTCCTCCGGTCGGTTACACGTCGTCGGCGACGTGGGATTCAGGGAGGTGGTGCGTAAGTGGTGCGGCTGTGCGGCTCTCTCAGGTGGTGCAGGTCGTGCAGAGGGGGGTGCGGATGGGCGCGCACGGGGGGGGTGTGCGGGCAGCGTTCATCACCGGTCCGGCGGGCGCGCACCATGCGCGCGCCCGCCGGACCGGCTGCCGTGGACCCCGCTCGGGTCCACGGCGGCCGGTCTCGGGCCGTCCCCCTCGACCGGCCGGTCGGGGATACCGCGCGGAGCCGGGCTCCGCGGGGATGCCGCACGGAGTCGGACTCCGGCGGGTACCGCTCGGAATCAGGCTCCGGCGGCGATCTGCGCGAGGCGGCGTGCCTCGTCGCGGGTGACGCGGGCGATGGCGTCCTCGTCCACCGTGGTGAGGTGGTTGCCCTCGACGACCGGCTTGCCGTCGACGAGGGACAGGGTCACCGGGGCGGCCGCGCCGAAGATGAGCGCGGTCACCGGGTCGGCGATCGAGGAGTGGGCCAGGGTGTCCAGCTTCCACAGGACGAGGTCGGCGAGCTTGCCGGCCTCCAGGGAGCCGATCTGGTCGGCGCGGCCCAGTACTCGGGCCCCGCCGAAGGTCCCGAGGCGCAGGGCCTGACGGGCGTTCAGGGCGGTTTCGCGGTGGGCGCCGAGGCGGTTGATGAGGAGCGCGTTGCGCAGCTCGGTGTGGAGTTCGCCGGACTCGTTGGAGGCGGTGCCGTCCACGCCGAGGCCGACGGGGACGCCGGCGGCGAGCATGTCGGGGACCCGGGCGATGCCCGCGGCGAGGCGCGCGTTGGAGGACGGGCAGTGGGCGACGCCGGTTCCCGTACGGGCGAAGGCGGCGATGTCCGAGTCGTTCATGTGGACGCAGTGGGCCATCCACACGTCCTCGCCGAGCCAGCCGGTCGACTCGAAGTACTCGGTCGGGCCCATCCCGAACAGCTCCTTGCAGAACTGCTCCTCCTCGACGGTCTCCGAACCGTGGGTGTGCAGCCGTACGCCCTTGCGGCGGGCCAACTCGGCACCCTGACGCATCAGTTCGGTGGAGACGGAGAACGGCGAGCAGGGCGCGACGGCGACCTGGGTCATGGCGTCGAAGGAGGCGTCGTGGTGGGCGTCGACCGTCGCCTCGGTGGCGGCGAGGGCGCCTTCCAAGGTCTCGACGGCGAAGTCCGGGGGCAGGCCGCCGTCCTTCTCGCTGCGGTCCATGGAGCCCCGGGCGAGGGTGAACCGCACGCCCATCTCGCGGGCGGCGCCGATGATCGCGCCGGAGAGGTCGCCGGAGCCCTTCGGGAAGACGTAGTGGTGGTCCATGGCGGTGGTGACGCCGCCGCGGGCCATCATGGCGAGCGAGCCCTGCGCGGCGGCGCGGGCCATCGGCTCGTCGATGCGCGCCCAGGTCGGGTAGAGGGCGACCAGCCAGTTGAAGAGGTTGTGGTCGGTGGCCAGGCCCCGGGTGATCCACTGGTAGAAGTGGTGGTGCGTGTTGACCAGGCCGGGGGTCGCGAGGTGTCCGGTGCCGTCGATCCGCCGGACGACTCCGGCGAGGCCCTCCGGAGCCTTGCCGGCGCCGATGGACTCGATGCGGTTGCCCGCCACGACGATGTACCCGGACGCGTACTCCGTGTCGTGGGCGTCGACGGTGGCGATCGAACAGTTCTCGATGACGATGCGCTGAGGGTCTGCCGAAGCTGCCATGGCGCTTCCTTCTTCTCTCTGTGGCGATGTGGGCACGGCAGGACCCTAGGAGGATTTGAGTGCCACAGCGGTGCGGCTGTGGGTGCCGAGATGGTGGAAGAACAGATTGAGCACGACCGCGACCAGTGCTCCCGCGCTGATCCCGGAGCCGAGGACGGTCTGCGCCCAGGCCGGGAATCCGGCGTAGAAGGTCGGCGCGGCGAGCGGGATGATGCCCGCGCCGAGCGCGACGGCGACCAGGATGATGTTGGAGCTGTCGTCCAGGCCCGCCTCGGAGAGCGTACGGATGCCGCTGACCGCGATGGAGCCGAAGAGGACGATGCCGGCGCCGCCGAGGACGGGCATCGGGACGAGCGAGACGACCGCGCCGAGGACCGGGAAGGCGCCGAGGACCAGGAGCGCTCCGCCGGCGGCCGCGACGACGTACCGGCTGCGTACGCGGGTCAGGGAGACGACGCCGACGTTCTGGGCGAAGGCGCTGGTGGGAAATCCGCCGAAGACCGGGCCGAGGAGGGTGGCGATGCCGTCCGTACGCAGGCCCCGGGTGATCGTGCGGCCGTCGGTGCGGCGGTCGCAGATCTCGCCGAGGGCGAGCATCCCGGCGGAGGACTCCGTCATCAGGACGAGCATGACGATGCAGAGCGACAGGATCGCGGCGGGCTGGAACTCCGGCGCGCCGAAGGCGAAGGGGGTCGGCAGGGCGGCTAGTGGTGCGGACTTCAGCGCGGAGAAGTCGGCGAGTCCGAACGGGATAGCGGCCAGCGTGCCGACGAACATGCCCATCAGCAGGGCCACTTGCTTGAGGAAGCCGCGGCCGAAGCGCTGGATGAGCAGGATGACGACGAGCGTGAAGGCGGCCAGCGCCAGGTACTTCATGGCGCCGAAGTCGGCGGCGGTGGCGTCTCCGCCCTGCGCCCAGGCGACCGGGACCGGCATCAGGGTGACGCCGATGAGGGTGATGACCACGCCGGTGACGAGCGGCGGGAAGAAGCGCAGCAGTCTGCCGAAGAAGGGGCCGACGGCCAGGCAGAAGACTCCCGCGACGAGCACCGCCCCGTAGATCGAGGGGAGTTGGTGACCGGGTGCGCTGGTCTCGGCGATGGCGAGCATCGGCGCGATCCCGGCGGAGGAGGCGGCGTTGACGAAGGGCAGCCGGTTGCCGGCGAAACGGCCGAGACCGACGGTCTGCAGGATGGTGGCGAGCCCGGCGATCAGGAGGCTCGCCGCGATGAGCCGGGTCATCCCGGCGGTGTCGAGGCCGACGGCCTGGCCGATGATCAGCGGAGGGGTGACGACGCCCGCGTACATGGCGGCGATGTGCTGGAGCGCGGCGGGGACGAGCCGCGCGGGAGGAAGCTTCTCGTCGACCGGGTGAACTGCCTTGTCGACAGCGGTGGTCGGTGAGGTTGTGCCTGGGCCTTCTGCCGGCCTCGTTGCAGGCTGTGCCATGGGGGTTCCCTCCGGGATGACCGGCCTCCGCCCGTCGTTGCGCGGGCGGAGGCGGGTTCAGTGCCGCGTCAGAGGTTGGTCATGTCGACCGGGATCTTCGGCTCGACGCCGTCCCGGAGCACGGTGGCCTCGATCAGACCGTAGGGACGGTCCGCCGCGAAGTAGACCTCATTGTCGTTCTTGAGGCCGAACGGTTCGAGGTCCACCAGGAAGTGGTGGTTGTTCGGCAGCGAGAACCGGATCTCGTCGATCTCGCTGCGGCTGTTGATGATGCGCGAACCCATCTGGTACAGGGTCTGCTGGAGCGAGAGGGAGTACGTCTCGGCGAAGGCGTGGAGCATGTGCTTGCGCGCCTGCTCGTAGGACTTCTCCCAGTTCGGCATCCGCTGCTCGTCGCTGGTCCAGTTGTAGCGCCAGCGGGCGGAGACGTCCGTCGCGAGGATGCGGTCGTACGCCTCCTTCAGCGTCGTGTACCGGTCCTTGACGTAGCCCCAGAACTCGGAGTTGGTCGAGTTCATCACGGTCAGGTCCTTGAGGCCCGAGATGACCTCCCAGTTGTCGCCGTCGTAGGTGATCTGGGAGACGCGGGTCTCCTGGCCCTTGCGGACGAAGGAGTGCCTGACCTCGTCGGCGCCGATGAAGCGGGAGTTGCCGTCGGAGGTCGCGATGCGCTCCCAGCTGTACTCCTCGATCCGGATCCGGGCGCGGTGGATCGGCTCCTGGGAGGAGACGAAGTGCCGGGCGAGGTGGATGCCGAACTGCTCGGCGGACTCGATCCCGTGCTCCTTGGCGAACGCGAACACCGTGTTCTTGGTGGTGTCGGTCGGCAGGACGTTGGCGTTGGAGCCGGAGTAGTGGACGTCGTCCATGTCGCCCGAGAGGGCGACCGAGACGTTCAGGTCCTTGATGTGGTGGGTGTCGCCGTCCCGCACGATCTTGACGACGCGGTTCTCTGCTTTGCCGTACTGGTTCTGGCCGAGAATCGTGGGCATGTCGGTGCTAGCTCCCTCGGTAAACGGAGTAGCCGAACGGGTTGAGCAGCAGCGGTACGTGATAGTGCTCGCCCGGGGCGACCGCGAACGCGATGGTCACCTCCGGGAAGAACGCGCCGCTGTCCCTTACGCGGGGGGCGTCCTGCTGCGCCTCGGCTTGCTTCTTGGAAAAATACGCCTCGGTGTCGAATGCGAGACGCACATGGCTTGTTCCCTCCGGCAGTGCCGGGAGGTCCTTGCAACGCCCGTCCGCATCGGTCGCGGACGCTCCGAGCGTCACGTACGGCGCGTCGCTTCCGCTGCGGGCGGCGAGCGAGACGGCGACGGACGCGGCGGGGCGGCCGATACTGGTGTCCAGGATGTGGGTGGACACCGATGCGGTCGTGTCGGTACTCAAGACCGTCACTCTCCTAGATCTCAAGAGTCCTGTGCGGAAGTGCCCTCTGCGAGGGTCTCCGTCACGAGACGGGTCAGCCGGATGCGGTTGATCTTGCCCAGTTCGGTGCGCACGATCTCCTGCTCCTGCTCGGGCGAGTTTCCGATCCGGGACTTCACCGCGTCGCGCATCTGCTCACCGGTGGCGCCGGTGGCGCAGATCAGGAAGACATGTCCGAACCGCTCCTGGTAGGCCAGGTTCAGTTCGAGCATCTCGGTCTTGAGCTCCTCGGAGGCGCCGGCCATCCCCCGCTGCTCACGGGAGGAGGTCGGGTCGCCGGGCTTCGGGCGGCCGATCGGCGGGTGGCCCGCCATCGCTTCGGCCAGGTCCTCCGCGGTGAGCTTCGCCATGGCGGCGTCGCTCGCGGAGAGCAGGGCTTCTTCGGTGGCGTACGGGCGCCCGGCGAGGATGGTGTTTCCCCAGGTCGCACTGGCACACACCTCGTGCAGTGCGGGAGTGGCCTCGCCGTCCGCCAGGGTGTTGAACCGGGTGAGGCCCGGTGTGGAGCTCGAAGTCACGGGAGCCTCCGTGGCTGTTTTTCGCTGTGCGTTGTTCGGGCTGCGGATAGCTAACGCCCTCCACAACACGACGTCAACACTTTGTTGAAATCTCGCGAACGAAGAAAGCCGCCGTCCCGGCATACGGACGGCGGCTTTTTCTGCGTCTTCGGTGTGTTCGGCCAACTACTCACCCTTGGCCGCATGTTCCCGGTTCAGGTAGTTGTAAACGGTGAACCTGGAGACGCCCAGGGCGCCGGCCACCGTCTCCACCCCGTGCCGCACGGAGAAGGCACCGCGTGCCTCCAGCGCCCGGACGACGCTCTGCTTGGCCTTGCGGTCCAGGTCGGCGAGCGGCATCCCGTGCCGTCGTTCCATCGCGGCGAGGATGTGGTCGAGCGAGTCGGAGAGCTGAGGAAGGCGTACGGCTATGACGTCCTGGCCCTCCCAGGCGAGCACGACGTCGTCCGGTTGGGCCTGATCCGGACCCAGCAGCTCCGCGCCCATCGCGTCGACGAGCGGCTTGACCGCGGAGACCAGCGGATGGTCGAGCGTTGCCGAAGGGTTATCGGACGCGGCGGAGGTGTCGGCGGCGGCCGGGGGGTGATCGACGGATTCGGTCACGCCGCGTCCCCCTCGATCACGTTCACCTGGAGCGAGACCCGGGTGGCGCCCGAGGCCAGGGCCCGCCGCAGCAGGGAGTCCACGGCGGTGAGCACCTCGTCCGCGCCCCCTTCCGCGGTGTTGCCGAAGGGGCCGACGTCCACGGCGTCGAGCCCGGCGCCCTGGATCACCTCACGGGCGACCACCGCGTGGGCGGGCGCCTCGTCGAGATCGAACGGCTCGGTGGTGAATTCCACCCTCAAGCGCACTGTGCCTCCATGATGTCCTCGCCCCGGGTGCGGGCTCCCGCGGCTCGGCCACGACTGTAACCGCTGGACGGGGCCCGCTCCGGTGCGCGCGGGGCCCGAACGCGGCGGTTACGGAAGCGGCAGGACGCAGACCGCGACCGGAGCCGGAAGACCGCGGCGGCTGGCGAGGCGGGCGCGGGGGAGGAACGGCCACCGTGGCCGGGGCGGTCGGGGCGGGAGCTCGGACGGGGGCGGTCAGCCGCCCGTCTGAATGTCCCCCCTGGTCGAGGAGGCGATGGCGTCGCCGTGGGCGAAGTCGCCGGGCGGGATGCCCGGATGGTGCCCCTCCCGGTCGGGGGCGACCTCGGCCGCCGGGCCGAGCGCGAGCCGGGAGACGATCCGGTAGCGGTCGCCCCGGTAGAGCGAGTGGACGTACTCCACGGGGCGGCCCGCCGTGTCGGAGGTCAGCCGCTCGAAGAGCAGCGCCGGCGACAGCTCCGGCACGTCGAGGAGCCCGGCCTCGGCGCGGGTGACGACGGTGGGCTCGATGGCCTGGACCGCCTCGTGGACGTGCACCCCGTGCGTGGAGCGCAGATGCTCGTACAGGTCGCCGCTCTCCAGCTCCCGCGCGCTGAGGCCCGGCACCAGCTCGGCCCGGATGTGCAGGTGCTCGATGGCCATCGGCACACCGTCGACCAGCCGCAGCCGCGCCACGTACACGATCTCGGCGGCGGGCGACATCCGCAGCTTGCGGCCGACGCGGGCCCCCGCCTGGAGGGTGGTGAACTCCAGCAGCCGGC from Streptomyces sp. CA-278952 carries:
- the aceB gene encoding malate synthase A; translation: MSAPAPSTLAIVDAEPLPRQEEVLTDAALAFVAELHRQFTPRRNELLARRGERRAEIARTSTLDFLPETAAVRADDSWKVAPAPAALNDRRVEITGPTDRKMTINALNSGAKVWLADFEDASAPTWENVILGQLNLTDAYERRIDFTDPRSGKSYALKPADELATVVTRPRGWHLDERHIQLDGVSVPGALVDFGLYFFHNAQRLIDLGKGPYFYLPKTESHLEARLWNDVFVFAQDYVGIPQGTVRATVLIETITAAYEMEEILYELRDHASGLNAGRWDYLFSIVKNFRDGGSKFVLPDRNAVTMTAPFMRAYTELLVRTCHKRGAHAIGGMAAFIPSRRDAEVNKVAFEKVKADKDREAHDGFDGSWVAHPDLVPIALASFDAVLGEKPHQKDRLREDVSVAPGDLIAIDTLDASPTYDGLRNAVAVGIRYIEAWLRGLGAVAIFNLMEDAATAEISRSQIWQWINADVVFENGEHATAELARKVAAEELAAIREEIGEETFTAGKWQQAHDLLLQVSLDQDYADFLTLPAYEQLR
- a CDS encoding YfcC family protein, which codes for MSSAAGTKPAPEEEPPAKKRFTFPSALTILAVVTLAVWGLAFLIPPGAYDRDGEGAPVQGTYHRVDSDQSFVDRLNDLFLSPVNGLYGVQDAETGEVGPDLAGELYGSAGVFLFVLAIGAFITVVFATGALDRGIGRLAHRLRDRGALLIAGVMLVFSLLGTVEGFAEETLGFYGLVIPLMLALGYDRMVATGTIILGAGIGVLCSTVNPFATGVASSAADISLGDGIVLRAVMWVVLTAVTIGYVIRYAGRVRKDPDRSLSGFLPGDREHNAADAGEPPELTGLHRTVLVLVALVFSFMIFSVVPWSSALTGDADATPYGFELGWSFPHLAALFLVAAVLVGVVARFGEQKLSATIVQGAADFISPALVIVLARGVTVIMNNAQITDTVLHSIEGVVSGTSSALFAVFVFIVNLPLAFLIPSTSGHATLAMPILAPLADFAGVSRAVVVTAWQAASGWMNLWVPTTAVTIGGVALAKVGYDKYLRFVWPLLAILFALVCGFVALGAVWT
- a CDS encoding fibronectin type III domain-containing protein, which codes for MEGTTVQRPHISAALTCSALLLTPLLSACGGTAEADTQPPGTPKGVTAQASSSTSVHVMWEGASDNEKVAGYEIYRGKAKVKSVPATKTMIDVNGLTASTDYTFSVRTKDTAGNLSAPSKGVPVTTQATPPKDDTPPTVPAKLTGGADGKRAATLTWGASKDDVGVTSYDIYQEDSRIHSVPASETTAKLTGLRPGTVYTFTVRARDASDKSSADSNTLDLTTESAPGAPASTAPTGLSAEIGKEGAASTLDLSWDQPETGGVIPAYELHLNGKLTTTIVWGGTPPKGRATYRLDLSDPVGTRYSVKLRAKLPDGKWGDFSAQRTVVLTD
- a CDS encoding alpha/beta fold hydrolase — protein: MEDQSVVDVGDVRLAYRTWGDAFGSPVVLLHGLGGSAANWEAAGPLLGQEWRVFALDLRGHGESDWPDDYALELMAEDVVGFLDELELHRVGLVGHGMGGVVARLVAQEHSDRVERLVLVETPAPFPGDPGPAGRGEGPVDYDENAVPAVRDQLADPGPDADEALGDIVSPTLIITGGPESRMEQHRQADVASLIPDCRLITVPGGHRMHETRADQVAGHITEFFTS
- a CDS encoding nucleobase:cation symporter-2 family protein, whose amino-acid sequence is MAAKPRFRKDADAAAPDTTADNAAEAGGDRKHPVDETLPPLKMFTSGLQHVAAMYAGVVAPPLIVGPAVGLTAKETAFLMGASLFTAGIATLLQTIGFWKVGARLPFVNGVSFAGVAPMIAIGKDRGHDGIAVIFGAIIVASLLGFVLAPYFCKLVRFFPPVVTGTVITLIGVSLLPVAFNWSQGGNATADDYGSMTNITMAAVTLVVVLALRKLLRGFLQQIAILLGLVIGTLIAIPAGITDFGAIKEADVVGFPTPFAFGAPQFEIAAIISMCIVMLVCMTESTADMLALGKIVGRPADEKIIEGGLRADTLGSAISPLFNGFMCSAFAQNVGLVAMTKIRSRFVVAAGGGILIVLGLVPIAASVIALVPLPVLGGAGIVLFGTVAASGIQTLATAAMEKGENALIVAAALGIGLIPIAAPQFYHAFPESLLVVLDSGISTGCVVAIVLNLAFNHLGRKADTADEEQAPGEHVVPAAAGVGVH